From the Theobroma cacao cultivar B97-61/B2 chromosome 2, Criollo_cocoa_genome_V2, whole genome shotgun sequence genome, one window contains:
- the LOC18608195 gene encoding costars family protein: MNVEEEVGRLKEEITRLGKIQPDGSYKVTFGVLFNDDRCANIFEALVGTLRAAKKRKVLTYDGELLLQGVHDNVEITLKAIPPPATAASSGN, from the exons ATGAACGTAGAAGAAGAGGTCGGGCGACTCAAGGAAGAAATCACAAGACTTGGCAAGATCCAACCTGATGGTTCCTACAAG GTCACGTTTGGAGTGCTATTTAATGATGATAGGTGTGCAAACATCTTTGAAGCATTAGTTGGGACACTAAGAGCAGCAAAGAAACGTAAAGTTCTTACATATGATGGTGAACTACTGCTCCAAGGAGTTCATGACAATGTGGAAATCACACTCAAAGCAATACCACCACCAGCAACTGCAGCCAGCAGCGGCAACTGA
- the LOC18608196 gene encoding KH domain-containing protein HEN4 isoform X3, giving the protein MGSTFLSIPTKRAMPDATPSSNGPSKRSKPPATPLPVPPGHVAFRLLCHVSRVGGVIGKSGSVIKQLQQATGSKIRIEDAPAESPDRVITVIGPNAVNTKIVLNYGSLGNGYGSSVEEIDVSKAQEALVRVFERILEVAAESDGVALVMVSCRLLAEVKHVGSVIGKGGKVVEKIREDTGTKIRVLTDKLPACASPTEEIVEIEGGVLAVKKALVAVSHRLQDCPPVNKTRITENRIIESVPSEAWHKPIELLPQETLRRPIDLFPQDTLYRPIDLLPQETLRRAIEVLPQETLHRPIEVVPQEPLHRPIDVVPQGSLRRHIDVVPQGSLRRPIDVVSQEALPDLNIDHLSQRSSLMPTISSSSISYATRVHPLSLESENASPLDTKTLQHEVVFKILCSSDRVGGVIGKGGAIIKALQSDTGTTITIGPTLTDCDERLVTVTASEVSQNPESQYSPAQKAVVLVFVRALEASIEKGLDSGSGKGSNVTARLVVPSGQVGCLLGKGGAIISEMRKVTGTGIRILGSDQVPKCVTENDQVVQISGGYLNVKDAIYHVTGRLRDNLFSSTLKNAGAKSSSAVLTETSPYERLMDTAPLGLQVSSGVSYNLSRHTTLAPNSTDSFGLSRSLDCPHSPGLWTSETGNVLNPRSTTDIGRGLTSLRGGFELGSGNRSAIVTNTTVEIRVPENVIDSVYGENGRNLSRLREKGLNRTKIATDSTTAKGEAFQDPSSDSLEDTTGQ; this is encoded by the exons ATGGGCAGCACCTTCCTCTCTATACCAACAAAGCGAGCCATGCCCGACGCGACCCCTTCTTCGAACGGCCCCTCCAAGCGTTCCAAGCCTCCGGCTACTCCTCTCCCTGTCCCCCCTGGTCACGTTGCCTTCCGTCTCCTCTGCCACGTGTCCCGTGTCGGTGGCGTCATCGGCAAGTCAGGCAGTGTCATCAAGCAACTGCAACAGGCTACCGGTTCCAAGATCCGAATTGAGGATGCCCCGGCTGAAAGCCCGGACCGGGTTATTACCGTCATAGGCCCGAATGCTGTTAATACCAAGATTGTACTGAATTATGGTAGCCTTGGCAATGGTTACGGTAGTAGCGTTGAGGAAATCGATGTGTCCAAGGCGCAGGAGGCGTTAGTGAGAGTGTTCGAGAGGATTCTGGAGGTGGCGGCGGAGAGCGATGGAGTGGCCTTGGTGATGGTTTCTTGTCGGTTATTGGCGGAGGTTAAGCACGTTGGGAGCGTGATAGGGAAAGGAGGTAAGGTAGTGGAGAAGATAAGGGAAGATACTGGGACCAAAATTAGGGTTTTGACGGATAAGCTACCGGCTTGTGCCAGCCCCACGGAGGAGATTGTGGAG ATTGAAGGAGGTGTTTTAGCTGTAAAGAAAGCGCTTGTTGCTGTCTCACATCGCCTCCAAGATTGCCCTCCTGTCAATAAAACAAGGATAACTGAAAACAGGATCATTGAATCAGTTCCTTCAGAGGCTTGGCATAAACCTATTGAGTTACTTCCTCAGGAGACTTTGCGAAGGCCTATTGACTTATTTCCCCAGGACACTTTGTACAGGCCTATTGACTTACTTCCTCAGGAGACTTTGCGCAGAGCTATTGAGGTACTTCCCCAGGAGACTTTGCACAGACCTATTGAGGTTGTTCCACAGGAGCCATTGCACAGACCTATTGATGTTGTTCCACAGGGCTCCTTGCGTAGACATATTGATGTTGTTCCACAGGGCTCCTTGCGTAGACCTATTGATGTTGTTTCTCAGGAGGCTTTACCTGATCTGAATATAGATCATCTTTCACAGCGTAGTTCCCTGATGCCTACTATATCCAGTAGCTCCATCAGTTATGCCACCAGAGTTCATCCTTTGTCTCTAGAGTCCGAGAATGCTTCTCCATTGGATACAAAAACATTGCAGCATGAAGtggtttttaaaattctttgcTCCAGTGATAGGGTTGGGGGTGTTATTGGAAAGGGAGGTGCAATCATTAAGGCTCTTCAAAGTGATACAGGAACTACTATTACCATTGGACCTACACTCACTGATTGTGATGAACGGTTGGTAACTGTTACTGCATCAGAGGTCAGTCAG AACCCAGAATCACAGTATTCTCCAGCACAAAAGGCTGTTGTGCTTGTTTTTGTAAGAGCTTTGGAGGCGTCAATTGAAAAAGGGCTAGATTCAGGCTCAGGTAAGGGTTCAAATGTCACAGCTCGGCTTGTAGTTCCATCAGGCCAAGTTGGCTGTCTGTTGGGAAAAGGAGGTGCAATAATTTCTGAAATGCGTAAAGTGACTGGTACCGGCATTCGAATTTTGGGATCTGACCAGGTCCCTAAGTGTGTCACTGAAAATGACCAAGTGGTGCAG ATTTCAGGAGGGTATTTGAATGTGAAAGATGCTATATATCATGTTACTGGTAGACTACGAGATAACCTATTTTCTAGCACACTGAAGAATGCTGGAGCAAAAAGTAGTTCTGCTGTTTTAACTGAGACCAGTCCTTATGAAAGATTGATGGACACTGCCCCTCTTGGGCTGCAAGTATCAAGTGGTGTTTCTTATAATCTTAGTCGGCATACGACATTGGCACCGAATAGTACGGATTCCTTTGGACTTTCCCGTAGTTTAGATTGCCCTCATTCACCAGGGTTATGGACATCAGAG ACAGGTAATGTACTGAATCCAAGGAGCACCACAGATATCGGCAGAGGATTGACTTCTCTTAGAGGTGGATTTGAACTTGGCAG TGGAAACAGATCTGCTATTGTGACAAATACAACTGTAGAGATTAGAGTTCCTGAGAATGTTATTGACTCTGTTTATGGGGAGAATGGTCGCAATCTGTCTCGGTTGAGAGAG AAGGGATTGAATAGAACAAAGATTGCTACTGATTCTACAACAGCCAAGGGAGAAGCGTTTCAAGATCCGAGTAGTGATTCTTTGGAGGATACGACTGGACAGTGA
- the LOC18608196 gene encoding KH domain-containing protein HEN4 isoform X2 — protein MGSTFLSIPTKRAMPDATPSSNGPSKRSKPPATPLPVPPGHVAFRLLCHVSRVGGVIGKSGSVIKQLQQATGSKIRIEDAPAESPDRVITVIGPNAVNTKIVLNYGSLGNGYGSSVEEIDVSKAQEALVRVFERILEVAAESDGVALVMVSCRLLAEVKHVGSVIGKGGKVVEKIREDTGTKIRVLTDKLPACASPTEEIVEIEGGVLAVKKALVAVSHRLQDCPPVNKTRITENRIIESVPSEAWHKPIELLPQETLRRPIDLFPQDTLYRPIDLLPQETLRRAIEVLPQETLHRPIEVVPQEPLHRPIDVVPQGSLRRHIDVVPQGSLRRPIDVVSQEALPDLNIDHLSQRSSLMPTISSSSISYATRVHPLSLESENASPLDTKTLQHEVVFKILCSSDRVGGVIGKGGAIIKALQSDTGTTITIGPTLTDCDERLVTVTASENPESQYSPAQKAVVLVFVRALEASIEKGLDSGSGKGSNVTARLVVPSGQVGCLLGKGGAIISEMRKVTGTGIRILGSDQVPKCVTENDQVVQISGGYLNVKDAIYHVTGRLRDNLFSSTLKNAGAKSSSAVLTETSPYERLMDTAPLGLQVSSGVSYNLSRHTTLAPNSTDSFGLSRSLDCPHSPGLWTSETGNVLNPRSTTDIGRGLTSLRGGFELGSGNRSAIVTNTTVEIRVPENVIDSVYGENGRNLSRLREISGAKVIVHEPQIGTSDRIVVISGTPDQTQAAQSLLQAFILTGPSR, from the exons ATGGGCAGCACCTTCCTCTCTATACCAACAAAGCGAGCCATGCCCGACGCGACCCCTTCTTCGAACGGCCCCTCCAAGCGTTCCAAGCCTCCGGCTACTCCTCTCCCTGTCCCCCCTGGTCACGTTGCCTTCCGTCTCCTCTGCCACGTGTCCCGTGTCGGTGGCGTCATCGGCAAGTCAGGCAGTGTCATCAAGCAACTGCAACAGGCTACCGGTTCCAAGATCCGAATTGAGGATGCCCCGGCTGAAAGCCCGGACCGGGTTATTACCGTCATAGGCCCGAATGCTGTTAATACCAAGATTGTACTGAATTATGGTAGCCTTGGCAATGGTTACGGTAGTAGCGTTGAGGAAATCGATGTGTCCAAGGCGCAGGAGGCGTTAGTGAGAGTGTTCGAGAGGATTCTGGAGGTGGCGGCGGAGAGCGATGGAGTGGCCTTGGTGATGGTTTCTTGTCGGTTATTGGCGGAGGTTAAGCACGTTGGGAGCGTGATAGGGAAAGGAGGTAAGGTAGTGGAGAAGATAAGGGAAGATACTGGGACCAAAATTAGGGTTTTGACGGATAAGCTACCGGCTTGTGCCAGCCCCACGGAGGAGATTGTGGAG ATTGAAGGAGGTGTTTTAGCTGTAAAGAAAGCGCTTGTTGCTGTCTCACATCGCCTCCAAGATTGCCCTCCTGTCAATAAAACAAGGATAACTGAAAACAGGATCATTGAATCAGTTCCTTCAGAGGCTTGGCATAAACCTATTGAGTTACTTCCTCAGGAGACTTTGCGAAGGCCTATTGACTTATTTCCCCAGGACACTTTGTACAGGCCTATTGACTTACTTCCTCAGGAGACTTTGCGCAGAGCTATTGAGGTACTTCCCCAGGAGACTTTGCACAGACCTATTGAGGTTGTTCCACAGGAGCCATTGCACAGACCTATTGATGTTGTTCCACAGGGCTCCTTGCGTAGACATATTGATGTTGTTCCACAGGGCTCCTTGCGTAGACCTATTGATGTTGTTTCTCAGGAGGCTTTACCTGATCTGAATATAGATCATCTTTCACAGCGTAGTTCCCTGATGCCTACTATATCCAGTAGCTCCATCAGTTATGCCACCAGAGTTCATCCTTTGTCTCTAGAGTCCGAGAATGCTTCTCCATTGGATACAAAAACATTGCAGCATGAAGtggtttttaaaattctttgcTCCAGTGATAGGGTTGGGGGTGTTATTGGAAAGGGAGGTGCAATCATTAAGGCTCTTCAAAGTGATACAGGAACTACTATTACCATTGGACCTACACTCACTGATTGTGATGAACGGTTGGTAACTGTTACTGCATCAGAG AACCCAGAATCACAGTATTCTCCAGCACAAAAGGCTGTTGTGCTTGTTTTTGTAAGAGCTTTGGAGGCGTCAATTGAAAAAGGGCTAGATTCAGGCTCAGGTAAGGGTTCAAATGTCACAGCTCGGCTTGTAGTTCCATCAGGCCAAGTTGGCTGTCTGTTGGGAAAAGGAGGTGCAATAATTTCTGAAATGCGTAAAGTGACTGGTACCGGCATTCGAATTTTGGGATCTGACCAGGTCCCTAAGTGTGTCACTGAAAATGACCAAGTGGTGCAG ATTTCAGGAGGGTATTTGAATGTGAAAGATGCTATATATCATGTTACTGGTAGACTACGAGATAACCTATTTTCTAGCACACTGAAGAATGCTGGAGCAAAAAGTAGTTCTGCTGTTTTAACTGAGACCAGTCCTTATGAAAGATTGATGGACACTGCCCCTCTTGGGCTGCAAGTATCAAGTGGTGTTTCTTATAATCTTAGTCGGCATACGACATTGGCACCGAATAGTACGGATTCCTTTGGACTTTCCCGTAGTTTAGATTGCCCTCATTCACCAGGGTTATGGACATCAGAG ACAGGTAATGTACTGAATCCAAGGAGCACCACAGATATCGGCAGAGGATTGACTTCTCTTAGAGGTGGATTTGAACTTGGCAG TGGAAACAGATCTGCTATTGTGACAAATACAACTGTAGAGATTAGAGTTCCTGAGAATGTTATTGACTCTGTTTATGGGGAGAATGGTCGCAATCTGTCTCGGTTGAGAGAG ATCTCTGGTGCCAAGGTCATAGTGCATGAACCTCAAATAGGAACAAGTGACAGGATTGTTGTCATATCTGGGACACCTGATCAAACCCAGGCGGCTCAGAGCCTCCTTCAAGCTTTCATCCTCACTGGTCCATCACGTTGA
- the LOC18608196 gene encoding KH domain-containing protein HEN4 isoform X1 has protein sequence MGSTFLSIPTKRAMPDATPSSNGPSKRSKPPATPLPVPPGHVAFRLLCHVSRVGGVIGKSGSVIKQLQQATGSKIRIEDAPAESPDRVITVIGPNAVNTKIVLNYGSLGNGYGSSVEEIDVSKAQEALVRVFERILEVAAESDGVALVMVSCRLLAEVKHVGSVIGKGGKVVEKIREDTGTKIRVLTDKLPACASPTEEIVEIEGGVLAVKKALVAVSHRLQDCPPVNKTRITENRIIESVPSEAWHKPIELLPQETLRRPIDLFPQDTLYRPIDLLPQETLRRAIEVLPQETLHRPIEVVPQEPLHRPIDVVPQGSLRRHIDVVPQGSLRRPIDVVSQEALPDLNIDHLSQRSSLMPTISSSSISYATRVHPLSLESENASPLDTKTLQHEVVFKILCSSDRVGGVIGKGGAIIKALQSDTGTTITIGPTLTDCDERLVTVTASEVSQNPESQYSPAQKAVVLVFVRALEASIEKGLDSGSGKGSNVTARLVVPSGQVGCLLGKGGAIISEMRKVTGTGIRILGSDQVPKCVTENDQVVQISGGYLNVKDAIYHVTGRLRDNLFSSTLKNAGAKSSSAVLTETSPYERLMDTAPLGLQVSSGVSYNLSRHTTLAPNSTDSFGLSRSLDCPHSPGLWTSETGNVLNPRSTTDIGRGLTSLRGGFELGSGNRSAIVTNTTVEIRVPENVIDSVYGENGRNLSRLREISGAKVIVHEPQIGTSDRIVVISGTPDQTQAAQSLLQAFILTGPSR, from the exons ATGGGCAGCACCTTCCTCTCTATACCAACAAAGCGAGCCATGCCCGACGCGACCCCTTCTTCGAACGGCCCCTCCAAGCGTTCCAAGCCTCCGGCTACTCCTCTCCCTGTCCCCCCTGGTCACGTTGCCTTCCGTCTCCTCTGCCACGTGTCCCGTGTCGGTGGCGTCATCGGCAAGTCAGGCAGTGTCATCAAGCAACTGCAACAGGCTACCGGTTCCAAGATCCGAATTGAGGATGCCCCGGCTGAAAGCCCGGACCGGGTTATTACCGTCATAGGCCCGAATGCTGTTAATACCAAGATTGTACTGAATTATGGTAGCCTTGGCAATGGTTACGGTAGTAGCGTTGAGGAAATCGATGTGTCCAAGGCGCAGGAGGCGTTAGTGAGAGTGTTCGAGAGGATTCTGGAGGTGGCGGCGGAGAGCGATGGAGTGGCCTTGGTGATGGTTTCTTGTCGGTTATTGGCGGAGGTTAAGCACGTTGGGAGCGTGATAGGGAAAGGAGGTAAGGTAGTGGAGAAGATAAGGGAAGATACTGGGACCAAAATTAGGGTTTTGACGGATAAGCTACCGGCTTGTGCCAGCCCCACGGAGGAGATTGTGGAG ATTGAAGGAGGTGTTTTAGCTGTAAAGAAAGCGCTTGTTGCTGTCTCACATCGCCTCCAAGATTGCCCTCCTGTCAATAAAACAAGGATAACTGAAAACAGGATCATTGAATCAGTTCCTTCAGAGGCTTGGCATAAACCTATTGAGTTACTTCCTCAGGAGACTTTGCGAAGGCCTATTGACTTATTTCCCCAGGACACTTTGTACAGGCCTATTGACTTACTTCCTCAGGAGACTTTGCGCAGAGCTATTGAGGTACTTCCCCAGGAGACTTTGCACAGACCTATTGAGGTTGTTCCACAGGAGCCATTGCACAGACCTATTGATGTTGTTCCACAGGGCTCCTTGCGTAGACATATTGATGTTGTTCCACAGGGCTCCTTGCGTAGACCTATTGATGTTGTTTCTCAGGAGGCTTTACCTGATCTGAATATAGATCATCTTTCACAGCGTAGTTCCCTGATGCCTACTATATCCAGTAGCTCCATCAGTTATGCCACCAGAGTTCATCCTTTGTCTCTAGAGTCCGAGAATGCTTCTCCATTGGATACAAAAACATTGCAGCATGAAGtggtttttaaaattctttgcTCCAGTGATAGGGTTGGGGGTGTTATTGGAAAGGGAGGTGCAATCATTAAGGCTCTTCAAAGTGATACAGGAACTACTATTACCATTGGACCTACACTCACTGATTGTGATGAACGGTTGGTAACTGTTACTGCATCAGAGGTCAGTCAG AACCCAGAATCACAGTATTCTCCAGCACAAAAGGCTGTTGTGCTTGTTTTTGTAAGAGCTTTGGAGGCGTCAATTGAAAAAGGGCTAGATTCAGGCTCAGGTAAGGGTTCAAATGTCACAGCTCGGCTTGTAGTTCCATCAGGCCAAGTTGGCTGTCTGTTGGGAAAAGGAGGTGCAATAATTTCTGAAATGCGTAAAGTGACTGGTACCGGCATTCGAATTTTGGGATCTGACCAGGTCCCTAAGTGTGTCACTGAAAATGACCAAGTGGTGCAG ATTTCAGGAGGGTATTTGAATGTGAAAGATGCTATATATCATGTTACTGGTAGACTACGAGATAACCTATTTTCTAGCACACTGAAGAATGCTGGAGCAAAAAGTAGTTCTGCTGTTTTAACTGAGACCAGTCCTTATGAAAGATTGATGGACACTGCCCCTCTTGGGCTGCAAGTATCAAGTGGTGTTTCTTATAATCTTAGTCGGCATACGACATTGGCACCGAATAGTACGGATTCCTTTGGACTTTCCCGTAGTTTAGATTGCCCTCATTCACCAGGGTTATGGACATCAGAG ACAGGTAATGTACTGAATCCAAGGAGCACCACAGATATCGGCAGAGGATTGACTTCTCTTAGAGGTGGATTTGAACTTGGCAG TGGAAACAGATCTGCTATTGTGACAAATACAACTGTAGAGATTAGAGTTCCTGAGAATGTTATTGACTCTGTTTATGGGGAGAATGGTCGCAATCTGTCTCGGTTGAGAGAG ATCTCTGGTGCCAAGGTCATAGTGCATGAACCTCAAATAGGAACAAGTGACAGGATTGTTGTCATATCTGGGACACCTGATCAAACCCAGGCGGCTCAGAGCCTCCTTCAAGCTTTCATCCTCACTGGTCCATCACGTTGA
- the LOC18608197 gene encoding fructose-1,6-bisphosphatase class 1: protein MQQLLLPTTSFPPPLFPLKSHPFPRKQQFCLRDGLSLYAPPKMASFSGFVAKSQMQTTADGGDANGFSTLMEYVGKGGLDVGDELVVLLYHMQYACKRIAALVASPFNSALGKHSGLSAGTSGSGGLDRDKPKPLDIVANEVILSSLRNSGKVSVMASEEDDAPIWINDDGPFVVVLDPLDGSRNIDASIPTGTIFGIYKRLVELDHLPTEEKASLNSLQSGTRLLAAGYVLYSSATILCASFGSGTHAFTLDHSTGDFILTHPSIRIPARGQIYSVNDARYFDWPEGLRQYINTVRQGKGKYPKKYSARYICSLVADFHRTLLYGGLAMNPRDHLRLVYEANPLSFLAEQAGGKGSDGKSRILSIQPVKLHQRLPLFLGSLEDIDELESYEDVQQKVNPGYAV, encoded by the exons ATGCAACAGTTATTGTTACCCACCACCTCGTTCCCGCCTCCACTTTTCCCTCTGAAGTCTCATCCTTTCCCTCGAAAGCAGCAATTTTGTCTAAGAGACGGCTTGAGCTTGTACGCCCCACCAAAAATGGCTTCCTTTTCTGGGTTTGTAGCTAAGTCCCAGATGCAAACGACTGCTGATGGTGGTGATGCAAATGGGTTTTCTACGCTGATGGAGTATGTTGGCAAAGGAGGACTAGACGTGGGAGATGAGTTAGTGGTTTTGCTTTATCATATGCAATATGCTTGCAAGAGAATTGCTGCTCTCGTGGCTTCTCCTTTTAATTCTGCTCTCGGGAAACATTCAGGTCTTTCTGCTGGCACATCCGGGTCTGGTGGTTTAGACAGGGATAAACCAAAGCCGCTTGATATTGTGGCA AATGAAGTCATATTGTCCTCTCTTAGAAATTCAGGAAAGGTTTCAGTCATGGCTTCAGAAGAAGATGACGCTCCTATTTGGATCAATGACGATGGCCCTTTTGTGGTGGTATTGGATCCTCTTGATGGTTCTCGAAATATAGATGCTTCCATTCCCACTGGAACAATTTTTGGGATATATAAGCGACTTGTGGAGCTAGATCATCTACCTACAGAGGAGAAGGCATCACTGAATTCGCTACAGAGTGGAACCAGGCTCCTAGCTGCTGGCTATGTTCTCTATTCATCCGCCACAATTCTCTGTGCTAGCTTCGGCTCTGGAACGCATGCATTTACACTAGATCATTCAACGGGAGACTTTATTCTCACACATCCAAGCATCAGAATTCCTGCTCGAG GTCAAATATATTCTGTTAATGATGCACGGTATTTTGACTGGCCTGAAGGTCTAAGGCAATATATCAACACAGTGAGACAAGGCAAAGGCAAATACCCTAAGAAATATTCAGCACGTTATATATGCTCTTTGGTTGCTGATTTCCATAGGACTCTCTTGTATGGTGGACTGGCAATGAATCCAAGGGACCATCTACGCCTGGTGTACGAGGCAAACCCTCTCAGTTTTCTTGCAGAGCAAGCTGGAGGCAAGGGGTCGGATGGTAAAAGTAGGATTCTTTCCATCCAACCAGTCAAACTGCATCAAAGACTGCCTCTCTTTTTGGGGAGTTTGGAGGATATAGATGAGTTGGAAAGCTATGAAGATGTTCAACAGAAAGTAAACCCTGGGTATGCAGTCTAA
- the LOC18608198 gene encoding nicotinamidase 1 yields the protein MVSQTIDLLKNELPLEQESVVLPEEVVTGLVLVDIINGFCTVGAGNLAPREPNRQISGMINESARLARLFCEKKLPVMAFLDSHHADKPEDPYPPHCIAGTDESNLVPALQWIEKETNVTIRRKDCYDGYLGSIEADGSNVFVDWVKNNQISTLLVIGVCTDICVLDFVCSTLSARNRGFLSPLQDVMVYSRACATFDVPLHVAKNIKGALPHPQELMHHVGLYMAKERGAIITNEVSFGAPNKP from the exons ATGGTGTCTCAAACAATTGATCTTTTGAAGAACGAGCTGCCTCTTGAGCAGGAGTCTGTGGTTTTGCCAGAAGAAGTTGTGACTGGTCTTGTTCTTGTGGATATCATCAATGGCTTCTGCACTGTCGGTGCTGGAAATCTG GCCCCAAGAGAACCCAACAGACAGATTTCGGGGATGATCAATGAATCGGCAAGGCTGGCAAGACTTTTCTGCGAAAAGAAACTGCCTGTTATGGCGTTTCTTGATTCTCATCATGCTGACAAGCCCGAGGATCCCTATCCTCCTCATTGTATTGCTGGCACCGATGAATCAAATTTGGTTCCTG CTTTGCAATGGATAGAAAAGGAAACGAACGTGACAATCAGGCGCAAAGATTGCTACGATGGATATTTGGGTTCGATTGAAGCTGATGGTTCGAATGTTTTTGTGGACTGGGTGAAGAACAATCAGATCAGTACT TTACTAGTAATAGGGGTATGCACAGATATCTGTGTGCTGGATTTTGTGTGTTCAACGTTATCAGCAAGGAATCGTGGTTTTTTGAGTCCTCTCCAAGATGTTATGGTGTATTCACGTGCCTGTGCAACTTTTGATGTTCCTCTTCACGTTGCCAAAAACATCAAAGGAGCTTTACCTCATCCACAG GAGTTGATGCATCACGTAGGCCTTTACATGGCAAAAGAAAGAGGAGCCATAATAACAAATGAAGTCTCATTCGGTGCTCCAAATAAGCCATAA